The Chitinophaga sp. H8 genome contains a region encoding:
- a CDS encoding carboxypeptidase regulatory-like domain-containing protein, with product MNLSVTPEMRSGRSAFIALMFAFICTFTNCSKTKNPAPGGATESGLTGVVVDINGIPVSGATIRIDNQEVTSTATGTFKIADIQLSDKRYVVTCSKTGYFTQQRALLRPDAGTARMQFTLHTKEITHTISAQNGGAAALSDGSKVDIPASGVVTPDGSNYAGPVRMSVVHLDPSDEDFPLRVPGGDLRAIREDASEVMLYSYGMMQVEMESEDGERLQLKAGKPATLTITIPQEQQATAPATIPLWYYDEAAGIWKEEGIAARQGNKYVGTVKHFSSWNVDAPKPFAKVKGCIFGPCGGLGMPNMLVSIGQTTTITDANGNFTATVPSDIPYNISVERRHNGGIGGVAQAMPALPKEGNATQNLSLPCSPYVTGRLSTCTGEPMVGFITMFIDGVNTGSTFTDEAANFKLFAPKGKTVVLKAYDMLSHFAEITVEMPDNDNGKELPDVKLCDNKVLGETSFIINGAGFNNKLWVMAGEGKPTVANGFFDLSDGSTFCAIAHNSNTLSLKFEGSTKGTYEEDTDITLKLNNVIYASDGATKIIVTKYEEVGGTIEGTFTGTLKEVLGNKTVTITNGKFAAIRVQL from the coding sequence ATGAACTTATCAGTAACCCCAGAAATGCGCTCCGGCAGGAGCGCTTTTATTGCATTAATGTTCGCATTCATATGCACTTTCACTAATTGTAGTAAAACCAAAAATCCCGCACCTGGTGGTGCAACAGAAAGCGGCCTGACAGGTGTGGTAGTAGATATTAATGGTATTCCGGTATCCGGTGCTACCATCAGGATAGATAACCAGGAAGTAACCTCCACTGCTACCGGCACCTTCAAAATTGCTGACATCCAACTCTCCGACAAACGCTATGTGGTTACCTGCTCAAAAACAGGCTATTTCACACAACAACGTGCCCTCCTCAGGCCGGATGCGGGCACTGCACGGATGCAATTTACTCTGCATACAAAAGAGATCACCCATACCATCAGTGCGCAGAATGGCGGTGCCGCAGCATTAAGCGATGGTTCTAAAGTTGATATTCCTGCAAGTGGAGTGGTAACACCAGATGGCAGCAACTACGCAGGGCCTGTGCGCATGTCTGTAGTACATCTGGATCCTTCAGATGAAGACTTTCCCCTGCGGGTTCCCGGTGGCGATCTCAGAGCCATACGTGAGGATGCTTCTGAAGTAATGTTGTACTCCTACGGTATGATGCAGGTTGAAATGGAAAGTGAGGATGGCGAAAGACTACAACTGAAAGCAGGAAAACCAGCTACCCTTACCATTACCATTCCACAGGAACAACAGGCCACTGCACCGGCTACTATACCACTATGGTACTATGATGAAGCGGCAGGTATCTGGAAAGAAGAAGGCATCGCTGCCAGACAAGGCAATAAATACGTAGGCACAGTAAAACACTTTTCTTCCTGGAATGTAGATGCCCCCAAACCTTTTGCCAAAGTAAAGGGCTGCATCTTTGGCCCCTGCGGAGGCCTGGGAATGCCCAACATGCTGGTGTCAATAGGCCAGACCACCACTATAACTGATGCCAATGGCAACTTCACCGCTACTGTTCCTTCAGACATTCCCTACAACATCAGCGTGGAGAGAAGACACAATGGTGGTATCGGAGGAGTTGCACAGGCCATGCCGGCATTGCCCAAAGAAGGTAATGCAACACAAAACCTTTCCCTGCCCTGTTCCCCTTATGTAACAGGCCGCCTGAGCACCTGTACCGGTGAACCGATGGTGGGTTTCATTACCATGTTTATAGATGGTGTAAATACAGGCAGCACCTTCACGGATGAAGCAGCTAATTTTAAACTATTTGCCCCTAAAGGAAAAACGGTCGTACTCAAAGCATATGACATGCTTTCACATTTTGCCGAAATAACGGTGGAAATGCCGGATAATGATAATGGGAAAGAGCTGCCGGATGTAAAATTATGCGATAACAAAGTGTTAGGAGAAACCAGCTTTATAATAAACGGTGCAGGGTTTAATAACAAGTTATGGGTAATGGCGGGGGAAGGAAAACCTACTGTTGCAAATGGCTTTTTCGACCTCTCAGATGGCAGTACCTTTTGTGCAATTGCACACAACAGTAATACCCTTAGTCTCAAATTTGAAGGCAGTACAAAAGGCACTTATGAAGAAGATACCGATATCACTTTAAAGTTAAACAATGTTATTTATGCCAGCGATGGCGCCACTAAAATCATCGTCACCAAATATGAGGAAGTAGGAGGAACTATCGAAGGAACTTTTACCGGTACATTGAAAGAGGTGCTGGGCAATAAAACAGTGACCATCACTAATGGCAAATTTGCGGCAATCAGAGTACAATTATAA
- a CDS encoding AraC family transcriptional regulator encodes MIFHSSQYLPHPLLQHHVRHYLHYTFTKTVQQPFLPVGRQTLAFSLGKAFRMINKAEKPQWSPRIAVIGQITHLRYSFFEAGSEYLLIKLMPCAFHDLFGYPMHELADEGIDFCEIAGAPARELTDKLSLASGIQEAITLIEDFLMQRLSHSRHQVMATQRIAMYLQEKKGDIRMDVLAREMNCTPKSLERHFLEMVGVMPKLYARMLRMHHVCKLAQRQPDIRVQEIIYTCGYYDYAHFRRELMELTGMPPRALRQYLPQPV; translated from the coding sequence ATGATATTCCATTCGTCTCAATACTTACCGCATCCCTTACTACAGCATCATGTAAGGCATTACCTCCATTATACATTTACCAAAACGGTACAGCAACCCTTTTTGCCGGTAGGCCGCCAAACGCTTGCTTTCAGCCTGGGCAAGGCATTCCGTATGATTAATAAAGCGGAAAAACCACAATGGTCTCCCCGCATCGCTGTTATTGGTCAGATTACCCACCTCCGTTATTCCTTTTTTGAAGCAGGAAGTGAATACCTGTTAATCAAACTGATGCCTTGTGCATTTCATGACCTCTTTGGGTATCCTATGCATGAGCTGGCAGATGAAGGCATTGACTTTTGCGAGATAGCCGGAGCACCGGCACGGGAACTGACAGACAAACTCAGCCTGGCATCCGGTATTCAGGAAGCTATTACCCTGATCGAAGACTTCCTGATGCAACGCCTCTCCCACTCCCGCCATCAGGTGATGGCTACCCAACGCATTGCCATGTATCTACAGGAAAAGAAAGGAGATATCAGAATGGACGTACTGGCCCGGGAAATGAACTGCACGCCCAAATCTTTGGAAAGACATTTCCTGGAAATGGTAGGCGTGATGCCCAAGCTGTATGCCCGTATGTTACGTATGCACCATGTCTGTAAACTGGCGCAACGGCAACCTGATATTCGTGTACAGGAAATTATTTATACCTGCGGCTATTATGATTATGCACACTTCAGACGGGAATTAATGGAACTGACGGGCATGCCTCCCCGTGCACTGCGCCAATACCTTCCTCAGCCGGTGTAA
- the mtaB gene encoding tRNA (N(6)-L-threonylcarbamoyladenosine(37)-C(2))-methylthiotransferase MtaB: MIQAKKVAFHTLGCKLNFSETSTLSRLLEQDGFVKTDFEETADVYVINTCSVTDNADKECRHLVRRIQRRAPESMVVITGCYAQLKPQEIANIEGVDLVLGAAEKFNIVEHLKTLTKGDSARICSCDIEEVSSFHASHSLNDRTRTFLKVQDGCDYGCTFCTIPMARGKSRSNSVANVVQQAHQLAADGVKEIVLTGINLGDFGKGLEGGKKREETFYELIQALDQVDGIARYRISSIEPNLLSNEIIEFVANSNKFMPHFHIPLQSGSNHILGLMRRRYRRELYTEKVALIKQFMPHCSIGVDVIVGFPAESDAHFQETYDFLHELDVSYFHVFTYSERANTPALDIKPVVPVHLRHERNKALRNLSHKKAQYFAAQHIGQTRKVLFEKFGKEDMMEGYTDNYIKITTPYRTEWVNQLVDWELR, from the coding sequence ATGATACAGGCTAAAAAAGTTGCATTTCATACACTCGGCTGTAAGCTGAATTTTTCAGAAACCTCTACTTTGAGCAGGTTACTGGAACAAGATGGTTTTGTAAAGACCGATTTTGAAGAAACGGCTGATGTATATGTGATCAACACCTGCTCTGTAACAGATAATGCGGATAAGGAATGCCGGCATCTGGTAAGACGTATCCAACGCCGCGCTCCGGAAAGCATGGTGGTCATCACAGGCTGCTATGCCCAGTTAAAACCCCAGGAAATAGCCAACATCGAAGGGGTAGACCTGGTGCTGGGTGCTGCTGAAAAATTCAATATCGTTGAACATCTCAAAACACTGACCAAAGGTGACAGTGCCAGGATATGCTCCTGCGATATTGAAGAGGTAAGCTCCTTCCACGCTTCCCACTCCCTCAACGACCGTACCCGTACCTTTCTGAAAGTGCAGGACGGCTGCGATTATGGCTGCACTTTTTGTACCATTCCTATGGCACGGGGTAAAAGCCGCAGCAACAGCGTAGCCAATGTGGTGCAACAAGCCCACCAGCTGGCGGCAGATGGGGTAAAGGAAATTGTACTAACCGGGATTAACCTCGGGGATTTTGGCAAAGGCCTGGAAGGCGGAAAAAAAAGAGAAGAAACCTTTTATGAACTGATCCAGGCACTGGACCAGGTGGATGGAATAGCCCGTTACCGCATTTCGTCTATTGAACCTAATTTACTGAGCAACGAAATCATTGAATTTGTAGCTAACAGCAACAAGTTCATGCCGCATTTTCATATTCCCCTCCAAAGTGGCAGTAATCATATCCTCGGACTGATGCGCCGCCGTTACCGCCGGGAACTGTACACGGAAAAAGTTGCCCTCATCAAACAATTTATGCCGCATTGCAGCATCGGCGTTGATGTGATCGTTGGCTTCCCCGCTGAAAGTGACGCCCACTTTCAGGAAACCTATGATTTCCTCCATGAACTGGATGTTTCCTACTTCCATGTTTTTACCTACTCAGAACGTGCCAATACCCCTGCCCTGGACATTAAACCAGTGGTACCGGTACACCTGCGCCATGAACGTAATAAAGCCCTCCGTAACCTCAGCCATAAAAAGGCACAATACTTTGCCGCACAACACATAGGACAAACCCGTAAAGTACTGTTCGAGAAATTTGGCAAAGAAGACATGATGGAAGGTTATACCGACAACTACATCAAAATCACCACACCTTACCGCACAGAATGGGTCAATCAACTCGTAGACTGGGAACTGAGGTAA
- a CDS encoding DUF4258 domain-containing protein, with amino-acid sequence MKTVQKYLPILLLALLLLVGWKREWWRDGDMAAVRTERAPEHNSGTATAATDNAVIDRHAKLIYTKHAICRMECRQVTRDEVVQILAEGHINMEKSNPDSKPCPTYALEGYSRDGQHLRIVFAPCGEETKVVTCIDLEKEWACSCN; translated from the coding sequence ATGAAAACTGTCCAAAAATACCTGCCTATACTATTATTGGCCCTCTTATTACTGGTGGGCTGGAAACGCGAATGGTGGCGGGATGGTGATATGGCCGCTGTTCGTACGGAACGTGCCCCGGAACATAACAGCGGTACAGCCACAGCAGCAACAGATAATGCTGTTATAGACAGACACGCCAAACTCATATATACTAAACATGCTATTTGTCGTATGGAGTGCCGGCAAGTTACCAGGGATGAAGTAGTCCAGATTCTGGCAGAAGGCCATATTAATATGGAAAAATCCAATCCCGACAGCAAGCCTTGCCCCACCTATGCATTGGAAGGATATTCCCGCGACGGACAACACCTCCGGATCGTATTTGCACCCTGCGGAGAAGAAACCAAAGTAGTTACCTGTATAGACCTGGAAAAAGAATGGGCATGCAGTTGTAATTAA
- a CDS encoding lysophospholipid acyltransferase family protein, translating to MNIILTILRGIYVTYAATVFLAIMFVILPFIFIISFQGRLKGGNIMAYFMRCWAHIWFAFSGIWCKRIYQAARKRETCIYVVNHRSYLDAALAAKVMGLPFRSLGKVEMGKIPFFGFIYKKTVVTVDRSSAMARARSVREMMNTLKANISILIFPEGTLNESGQPLREFHDGAFRMAIETQTPIKPVLFLDAHARLPRKGLLYLNPGRCRVVFLPTVSVNGLSLADVQELKQRVFNAMDTVLRKYHQYPNPSLQLAG from the coding sequence ATGAATATTATACTAACCATACTGAGGGGAATTTATGTGACGTATGCAGCTACGGTCTTCCTGGCTATTATGTTTGTGATATTGCCGTTTATTTTCATCATCTCTTTTCAGGGCAGGCTGAAGGGAGGGAATATCATGGCGTATTTTATGCGTTGCTGGGCGCATATCTGGTTTGCTTTTTCGGGCATCTGGTGTAAACGTATTTATCAGGCAGCACGTAAACGGGAAACCTGTATATATGTAGTCAACCACCGTTCTTACCTGGACGCTGCCCTGGCGGCAAAAGTAATGGGCCTGCCTTTCCGTTCATTGGGGAAAGTGGAAATGGGAAAGATACCTTTCTTCGGATTTATTTATAAAAAAACGGTGGTAACGGTAGATCGTTCCAGTGCAATGGCCCGGGCCAGGAGTGTCCGGGAAATGATGAATACCTTAAAAGCCAATATCTCCATTCTTATTTTCCCGGAGGGTACCTTAAATGAAAGTGGCCAGCCGTTGCGGGAGTTTCATGATGGGGCTTTCCGTATGGCTATAGAAACGCAAACACCTATAAAGCCGGTACTGTTTTTAGATGCGCATGCCCGTTTACCCCGTAAAGGACTGCTGTATTTAAACCCCGGGCGTTGCAGGGTGGTGTTTTTACCCACCGTGTCTGTAAACGGACTTTCCCTGGCGGATGTACAGGAGCTGAAGCAACGGGTATTCAATGCCATGGATACGGTGCTGCGTAAATACCATCAATATCCCAACCCGTCATTACAATTAGCAGGATGA
- the priA gene encoding replication restart helicase PriA has protein sequence MKFAEVILPLALPKNYTYAVPAHMEGALQVGCRVAVQLGRQKKYAGIVKAIHEQAPLEYKTKPLLDMLDKDPVVYPTQLAFWSWIAAYYMCSEGEVLNAALPAHLKLASETLLLINDAYGDDFTLLDDDEYLVAEALHVRKELRVEEVQMILDKAEVYSVIKKLIEKKVCLVYEELKEVYKEKKENYVRLQEAYQEEEQLAALFNDMGRAPKQMELLLAYLHLLKTQGEVLQNELLKKSGATTAQLKGLVDKNVLWIEKKVVDRVPMGKTIASLDFEMSPAQAAALEEVRTHFLEKQVTLLHGVTSSGKTQLYVKLIEEYLQTGKQVLYLLPEIALTAQIIRRLQKHFSGKIGIYHSRFNNNERVEIWNKVKSGEIQIVLGARSSLLLPFKDLALVILDEEHDASYKQQDPAPRYHARDAAIYYAALFKAKVLLGSATPALESYYNAQQGKYGLVNLTERFGGIEMPAIEIIDVKKEMAEKTMDGNFTTALKTAITESIAAQKQVILFQNRRGYAPFLLCTTCGWIPHCKQCDVSLTYHRHLDKLHCHYCGTRYPYVYTCAACGSQTLIPKSFGTEKIEEDLQRVFPEARIARMDVDAVRNKDSHNKMIQLLEERSIDILVGTQMVVKGLDFDNVNLVGILSADSLLSYPDFRVNERAFQMMEQVSGRAGRKHDKGKVLIQASNTRHPVLQYVTAHDYVAMYQAEIAERQEFGYPPFFRLVKITLRHKNQLVAEQAAQILSSWLQPHIGQQLVGPAAPLVGKVRNNYLQEMLIKLPRDSKTIAHTKQLLKEYFIKLLAEKKFRSVSIVPDVDCI, from the coding sequence ATGAAGTTTGCAGAAGTAATATTGCCATTGGCACTACCTAAAAACTATACCTACGCTGTTCCCGCTCATATGGAAGGCGCATTACAGGTAGGGTGCAGGGTAGCTGTGCAGCTGGGCCGGCAAAAGAAATATGCGGGTATCGTAAAGGCAATACATGAACAGGCCCCGCTGGAATATAAGACTAAACCACTGCTGGATATGCTGGACAAGGATCCGGTGGTATATCCTACACAGCTGGCTTTCTGGAGCTGGATTGCTGCTTATTATATGTGCAGTGAGGGAGAAGTGCTGAATGCAGCATTGCCTGCACACCTGAAACTGGCCAGCGAAACTTTATTGCTGATCAATGATGCTTATGGGGATGATTTTACATTGCTGGATGATGATGAATACCTGGTAGCAGAAGCATTGCATGTACGGAAAGAATTGCGGGTGGAAGAAGTGCAGATGATCCTGGATAAGGCGGAAGTATATTCTGTTATAAAAAAGCTGATAGAGAAAAAGGTTTGTCTGGTATATGAAGAGTTAAAAGAAGTTTATAAAGAGAAGAAAGAGAACTATGTAAGATTGCAGGAAGCTTACCAGGAAGAGGAACAGTTAGCTGCCTTGTTCAATGATATGGGACGTGCCCCCAAGCAAATGGAATTGTTGCTGGCTTATCTGCATTTACTGAAAACGCAGGGAGAGGTATTACAGAATGAATTACTTAAAAAGTCGGGTGCTACTACTGCCCAGTTGAAAGGACTGGTAGATAAAAATGTGTTGTGGATAGAGAAGAAGGTAGTAGACCGTGTGCCGATGGGCAAAACAATAGCATCCCTGGATTTTGAGATGAGTCCGGCGCAGGCTGCTGCATTGGAAGAGGTGCGCACACACTTCTTGGAAAAACAGGTCACTTTGCTGCATGGCGTTACCTCCAGCGGAAAAACACAATTATACGTAAAGCTGATAGAAGAGTACCTGCAAACGGGTAAGCAGGTGTTGTACCTGTTGCCGGAGATCGCGCTCACTGCACAGATCATCCGCCGCCTGCAAAAACATTTCAGTGGAAAGATCGGTATCTATCATTCCCGGTTCAATAATAATGAGCGGGTAGAAATATGGAACAAGGTAAAAAGCGGGGAAATACAGATTGTATTGGGTGCCCGCTCCAGCCTGCTGCTGCCTTTTAAAGACCTGGCGCTGGTAATACTGGATGAGGAACATGATGCATCCTATAAACAGCAGGATCCTGCTCCGCGTTATCATGCAAGGGATGCTGCGATTTATTATGCTGCCTTATTCAAGGCCAAGGTTTTGTTAGGTTCTGCTACTCCTGCACTGGAATCCTATTACAATGCGCAGCAGGGTAAATATGGCCTGGTAAACCTGACCGAGCGCTTCGGTGGTATTGAAATGCCTGCGATTGAAATCATAGATGTGAAAAAGGAAATGGCGGAAAAAACCATGGACGGCAATTTCACTACCGCATTAAAAACAGCTATCACAGAAAGCATTGCAGCACAAAAACAGGTGATCCTCTTCCAGAACAGGCGCGGATATGCACCTTTCCTGTTGTGTACTACCTGCGGATGGATCCCACATTGCAAGCAGTGCGATGTATCACTTACCTATCACCGTCATCTGGATAAGCTGCATTGCCATTATTGTGGTACACGCTACCCTTACGTATATACGTGTGCAGCTTGTGGCAGCCAGACATTGATCCCCAAGAGTTTTGGTACGGAGAAAATAGAAGAAGATCTTCAGCGTGTTTTTCCGGAGGCCCGTATTGCCCGTATGGACGTAGATGCCGTTCGTAATAAGGATAGCCATAATAAAATGATACAGCTACTGGAAGAGCGGAGCATAGATATCCTGGTAGGTACACAAATGGTGGTGAAAGGGCTGGACTTTGACAATGTAAACCTGGTAGGTATCCTGAGCGCCGACAGTTTATTGAGCTATCCCGATTTCCGGGTCAATGAGCGGGCATTCCAGATGATGGAACAGGTAAGCGGCCGTGCCGGACGCAAGCATGATAAAGGGAAAGTGCTGATACAGGCCAGCAACACCAGGCATCCCGTATTACAGTATGTTACCGCGCATGATTATGTAGCCATGTATCAGGCAGAGATAGCGGAAAGACAGGAGTTTGGGTATCCGCCATTTTTCCGGTTGGTGAAAATTACATTACGGCATAAAAATCAGTTGGTAGCAGAGCAGGCTGCACAAATCCTTTCCAGCTGGCTGCAGCCCCATATAGGACAACAACTGGTAGGGCCTGCTGCCCCATTAGTGGGTAAAGTGCGTAATAATTACCTGCAGGAAATGCTGATTAAATTACCGCGCGACAGCAAAACCATTGCACATACCAAACAATTGCTGAAAGAATATTTTATTAAGCTGCTTGCAGAAAAGAAATTCCGTTCCGTGAGCATTGTACCAGATGTAGATTGCATTTAA
- a CDS encoding oxidoreductase, with protein MSKTAIVIGATGLTGTYLVSALLQDPAFSKVKVLVRRPWAHEHPGLESIIVNFDDTTSLRTALQGDILFCCIGTTIKKAGSQQNFREVDHDIPVRCARVALEQGVSQFLMISSIGAKPTSRNFYLRTKGETEQAILQLGYQSIHIFRPSIILGQRQEARLAETIGKWLIQVFYFLLQGTWKKYRGIKAVTIANAMLLAAKKGDPGAHIYESDAIQLLGRMPIG; from the coding sequence ATGTCAAAAACAGCAATTGTTATAGGTGCTACCGGGCTTACAGGTACCTACCTGGTTTCTGCATTACTCCAGGACCCTGCTTTCAGCAAAGTAAAGGTGCTTGTCCGCAGGCCCTGGGCCCATGAACATCCCGGCCTGGAAAGCATCATCGTCAACTTTGATGATACTACCAGTCTTCGTACGGCCTTGCAGGGGGATATACTGTTCTGCTGTATTGGTACCACTATAAAAAAGGCGGGTAGTCAGCAAAACTTCCGGGAAGTAGATCATGATATTCCTGTGCGCTGCGCCAGGGTGGCCCTGGAGCAAGGCGTTTCCCAATTTCTCATGATCTCTTCTATCGGTGCCAAACCTACGTCCCGGAATTTTTATTTACGCACCAAAGGAGAAACTGAACAGGCGATATTACAATTGGGTTATCAGAGCATCCATATTTTCCGGCCTTCCATTATCCTTGGGCAGCGCCAGGAAGCCCGCCTGGCCGAAACCATCGGCAAGTGGCTGATACAGGTGTTCTATTTCCTGCTACAAGGTACCTGGAAAAAATACCGGGGTATCAAAGCAGTCACCATTGCCAATGCCATGCTCCTGGCCGCTAAAAAAGGAGACCCAGGTGCCCATATTTATGAATCTGATGCGATACAACTCCTGGGAAGAATGCCTATCGGATAA
- the murB gene encoding UDP-N-acetylmuramate dehydrogenase, giving the protein MEISENVSLRPYNTFGIAANARYFTAFTSREELSAAMEDNRVKYAPHMILGGGSNLLFTQDFPGMVLKNDIKGITLLREDNDYIYVRAGAGEQWHGFVQYCIAHNWAGLENLSLIPGNVGASPMQNIGAYGVEIKDSFFELEAWHIKDQALQTFSNAECDFGYRESIFKKAYRHQFVILSVTYRLSKQPHFNTSYGAIEEELKRMGVTELSIQAISQAVINIRSSKLPNPAEIGNAGSFFKNPTVDEAKYLALKAAFPGIVAFPLDNGHYKLAAGWLIEQCGLKGYRNGDAGVHARQALVLVNYGHAKGAEIYALSQQVLDAVVAKFGVLLEREVNII; this is encoded by the coding sequence ATGGAGATTTCAGAAAATGTTTCATTACGCCCCTATAATACATTTGGCATTGCTGCGAACGCCCGTTACTTTACCGCTTTTACATCCCGGGAAGAGTTGTCAGCGGCTATGGAGGATAACCGCGTAAAGTATGCCCCTCATATGATACTGGGTGGCGGCAGTAATCTGTTATTCACACAGGATTTTCCGGGGATGGTGCTGAAGAATGATATCAAAGGCATTACGCTGCTCCGGGAGGATAATGATTATATTTACGTACGGGCAGGAGCGGGAGAGCAATGGCATGGATTTGTACAATACTGTATTGCACATAACTGGGCCGGCCTTGAAAATCTGTCGCTGATACCTGGTAATGTAGGGGCGAGCCCTATGCAGAATATCGGTGCTTATGGCGTGGAGATAAAAGATAGTTTCTTTGAGCTGGAAGCATGGCATATCAAAGACCAGGCATTGCAGACCTTCAGTAACGCGGAATGTGATTTTGGTTACCGGGAAAGTATTTTCAAAAAGGCATACCGGCATCAGTTCGTGATCTTATCTGTTACGTACCGGCTTAGCAAACAACCACATTTTAATACCAGTTACGGCGCTATTGAAGAAGAACTGAAACGTATGGGGGTAACGGAGCTGTCTATACAGGCTATTAGCCAGGCTGTGATCAATATCCGGTCATCTAAACTGCCTAACCCGGCAGAAATAGGCAATGCGGGCAGTTTTTTCAAGAACCCTACTGTAGATGAAGCTAAATACCTGGCGTTGAAAGCCGCTTTCCCCGGTATCGTGGCTTTTCCGCTGGACAACGGGCATTATAAACTAGCCGCAGGATGGCTGATAGAACAATGTGGGCTGAAAGGCTACCGCAATGGAGATGCTGGGGTACATGCCCGGCAGGCATTGGTACTGGTAAACTATGGCCATGCTAAAGGCGCAGAGATTTATGCCTTGTCGCAACAGGTGTTGGATGCTGTAGTAGCTAAATTTGGCGTATTGCTGGAGCGGGAAGTCAATATAATTTAG
- a CDS encoding YpdA family putative bacillithiol disulfide reductase has translation MANTYDVLIIGGGPIGLACGLAAQRAGLNYVIIEKGCLVNSLYNYPLNMTFFSTSEKLEIGGVPFVSISAKPTRPEALEYYRRVATSHQLNIQLFEEVEYVLPNEEETAYDIKSTKGVYAAENIIIATGFYDIPNLIRVPGENLPKVTHYYKDPHFYATQHVLVVGAHNSAVDAALETYRKGAKVTMVVREAEIGSRVKYWVKPDIENRIKEGSIHAYFNSTVQAIRPTEVDIITPEGPLTIPNDFVIAMTGYQPNFRFLENIGIRLSKDSKKYPSYNSNTMETNLTGIYLAGVICGGMDTHVWFIENSREHADKIIRHIKRREELRNS, from the coding sequence ATGGCTAATACATATGATGTACTCATTATAGGAGGAGGACCGATAGGACTGGCATGTGGGCTGGCTGCCCAGCGGGCAGGATTAAATTATGTGATCATTGAAAAAGGCTGCCTTGTCAACTCACTCTACAACTATCCGCTGAACATGACGTTCTTTTCTACTTCTGAAAAACTGGAAATTGGCGGGGTGCCTTTTGTATCTATCAGTGCCAAACCTACCCGGCCCGAAGCACTGGAATATTACAGACGGGTAGCTACCTCCCATCAGCTGAATATCCAGCTGTTTGAAGAAGTAGAGTATGTATTGCCCAACGAAGAAGAAACCGCATACGATATAAAATCCACCAAGGGCGTTTATGCTGCCGAAAATATCATTATTGCCACCGGCTTCTATGACATTCCCAATCTAATACGTGTACCGGGAGAAAATCTCCCCAAAGTAACACACTACTATAAGGATCCCCACTTCTATGCTACCCAGCATGTACTGGTGGTGGGTGCACACAATTCTGCTGTGGATGCGGCCCTGGAAACATATCGCAAAGGTGCTAAGGTTACCATGGTAGTAAGAGAGGCCGAAATCGGTTCAAGGGTGAAATACTGGGTAAAACCGGATATTGAAAACCGTATCAAGGAAGGCTCCATTCATGCTTACTTTAACAGCACCGTACAGGCTATACGGCCCACAGAAGTAGATATTATAACACCAGAAGGACCACTGACCATTCCCAATGATTTTGTTATTGCCATGACAGGTTACCAACCCAATTTCAGGTTCCTGGAAAATATCGGTATCCGGTTATCGAAAGACAGTAAAAAATATCCCAGCTATAACTCCAATACCATGGAAACGAACCTGACGGGCATTTACCTGGCAGGGGTGATATGCGGCGGAATGGATACGCATGTCTGGTTTATTGAAAACTCCCGGGAACATGCAGACAAAATTATCCGGCACATCAAACGGAGAGAAGAATTGAGGAACAGCTAA
- a CDS encoding DinB family protein, whose translation MLPNIANLSTQLDNNTALFLDILDTIPADKLMVRNQHTQWTIMESAEHVLMIEQSVCETLQGNTAPVQDRSPDSKVKQIAELFMDFSKRLFVTKPIASKTVYKDIASYSTDFRATRELIKGALEHHPDQECKAFEHNLFGFLTKIEWIYYLIYHTERHLHQITRIEDNLENMPA comes from the coding sequence ATGCTACCCAATATTGCCAATCTGAGCACACAACTGGATAACAATACCGCCTTATTCCTGGACATCCTGGATACGATCCCTGCCGATAAGCTCATGGTCCGCAATCAGCATACACAATGGACCATTATGGAGAGCGCCGAACATGTACTGATGATAGAACAATCTGTGTGTGAAACACTACAAGGTAACACCGCTCCCGTGCAAGACCGTTCTCCCGATAGTAAAGTAAAACAGATTGCGGAACTGTTTATGGATTTCAGCAAGCGGCTGTTTGTAACCAAACCTATTGCTTCTAAAACCGTCTATAAAGATATCGCCAGCTATAGCACCGACTTCAGGGCCACCCGGGAATTGATAAAAGGAGCACTGGAGCATCATCCTGATCAGGAATGCAAAGCTTTTGAACATAACCTGTTCGGTTTTTTGACCAAAATTGAATGGATCTATTATCTGATTTATCATACTGAACGGCATTTACATCAGATTACCCGCATAGAAGATAACCTGGAAAATATGCCCGCTTAG